A stretch of the Acidobacteriota bacterium genome encodes the following:
- a CDS encoding Fic family protein — translation MTRFIYQLTEWPKFRWDHNTLAVPLADIRYRQGRLLGRMEGLGFSLQQEAELETLTLDVVKSSEIEGENLNMDQVRSSVARRLGMDIAGAIPANRNVEGVVEMMLDASQNFDKPLTEDRLFAWHAALFPTGRSGMRKIIVGGWRDDADGPMEVVSGPIGKERVHYQAPAASLLDKEMARFFDWANESDGTDPVLRAALAHLWFATIHPFDDGNGRIARAIADWALARSENSPQRFYSMSSRIRQERDDYYEILERTQKGTLDVTPWMVWFLVCLGRAFEGTEATLATVLHKARFWQKHSGVDINDRQRLLLNKILEGFDGKLTSSKWAKIAKCSQDTAIRDIKDLVAHGVLEKDAGGGRSTSYSLFRRNIATGSSG, via the coding sequence ATGACTCGCTTTATCTACCAACTCACGGAATGGCCCAAATTTAGATGGGATCATAATACCTTGGCTGTCCCTTTGGCCGATATCCGTTACCGGCAAGGGCGCTTGTTGGGTCGGATGGAGGGCTTGGGCTTCTCTCTCCAGCAGGAAGCCGAACTGGAGACACTGACATTGGATGTCGTCAAGTCCAGCGAAATCGAAGGCGAGAACCTGAACATGGATCAGGTGCGTTCGTCCGTTGCCCGGCGGTTGGGAATGGACATTGCGGGGGCGATTCCCGCAAATCGGAACGTCGAGGGTGTAGTCGAAATGATGCTGGATGCCAGTCAGAACTTTGACAAGCCCCTCACAGAAGACCGCCTCTTTGCGTGGCATGCGGCGTTGTTCCCTACAGGGCGTAGCGGGATGCGCAAGATCATCGTCGGTGGCTGGCGCGACGACGCGGATGGACCCATGGAAGTCGTCTCCGGCCCCATAGGCAAGGAACGCGTTCACTACCAAGCGCCTGCGGCTTCACTTCTGGATAAGGAGATGGCTCGGTTCTTCGATTGGGCCAATGAGTCTGACGGTACCGATCCCGTACTCCGGGCGGCACTGGCGCACCTGTGGTTTGCCACAATTCACCCGTTTGACGATGGCAACGGCCGCATAGCACGGGCGATTGCCGACTGGGCTCTGGCGCGGTCCGAGAATAGCCCGCAGCGCTTCTACAGCATGTCTTCCCGGATTCGGCAGGAACGGGATGACTATTACGAGATTCTGGAAAGGACGCAGAAGGGAACGCTGGACGTTACGCCGTGGATGGTGTGGTTCCTGGTCTGCTTGGGACGTGCGTTCGAAGGAACCGAGGCAACGCTGGCCACTGTCCTGCACAAGGCTCGGTTCTGGCAGAAACACTCTGGTGTCGACATCAACGACCGCCAGCGTCTGCTCCTCAACAAGATACTGGAAGGATTCGACGGGAAACTGACCTCATCAAAGTGGGCAAAGATTGCGAAGTGTTCCCAGGACACGGCGATCCGTGACATCAAGGATCTGGTGGCACACGGAGTCCTTGAGAAAGATGCGGGAGGCGGGAGGAGTACCAGCTACTCACTTTTCCGGCGGAATATTGCAACTGGCTCGTCCGGTTAA